Part of the Apostichopus japonicus isolate 1M-3 chromosome 13, ASM3797524v1, whole genome shotgun sequence genome is shown below.
CATCTTTTCCTAACAAGTGGGATTTCTTGAATATTTAAGCAAATAACATTCTTTCATTACAATTTACCAAATGTACCACAAAGCATGTGACAGTTCCTTTAGATCTACACAATTACAATGTTTCCAATCATTTCAATTACCAAACAAGAGAAGAAGACATGTTTTACAGTGATCAAGTGTGTGACTAAATACAAGTATCAGCTGCAGACTAGAGCCTTCTGTATGTCTAACTCATACACACTAATCTACTTTATGAATAGCTGTCTCTACATTTGGTGTCAatcgcgaatgataattaaccctgtacaaagtcaattgtcattcgctgtcattcgttttagtttgtccttaTAACAACGGTGTTTCAGAAATGACGTTAGCAAGCCACATCGTTAGTTAAACAATTCCCCTCTCTGTGTATGAATTGTACACTTGCTCTCGGAGATTGTTTGGATCTTGATGCAAAATTTCAAAGTGCCAAGCATTTGGTTGAGTTAACAGGAGAGGGAGGAAGGAGCAGTGAACGGTAAACGATATTATTATATTACCActgttaggctaggccttacactgttaggctaggcctaatagTTAGGCTGTAGATGGGACTAGGCTATGAAATAATTTAAGCCTGCTACTCAgatgaaaacaagtaaaaaGACCACCCAAACAAGGTTCATTTTATGTCATTCAATCTCGTTTGTAAACATCATGGTAAAATTCACGTTGGGATAACATTCCTAGCAAAGTATCAATAAATACCTCTGCAGACCGACGGGACTTGCTTCATTAGGGGGGCTGCCATCTTTGAAAAGTATCGCAAGGAACGCCAATTTAGGTCGTAAGTACAGTTCTGATCACTCGAGAATAAAtacctttcatttatttatggaATCGATATCATCCAACGGGAATATTGCGTGAGGCAATGCAGTGCTCTGGAAATATCATGATCTTTCACGTTGCAGTGTTAATTTAGTAACGTGTTGGGTGTTGGTTACATGTTGTTTTGAGAACAAGTGAGAACAATCCGTGCCCGTGCAAGTTTCGATACACCAGCGTCGTAACGATGAGTCTGTGGGCCCTTGTGTCCAGGGAAGGAAGGGCCCCCTGACTGCTGCGGAGAATCAACCGATGTGCGCGCAGGGTATATCACGAGCGCAGAGCGCGAAGTCCCAAAGGCGTGGGTccagggcccgccttagggccctggAAGCTCTGGGGTTCTGGAAGCTCTCTGGTGCAATCTAAGCCGTATATGTAACATTTCGTGGTGATTTTATCGGCTGAGATTTTGGGGAAAATCTGCGTTCATAGACACATTTTTGGTCCGCCTTGTCTGTCATACTgggaacatgaaaaaatgtgttgcaaagctagaatacataaagagattgaaaggacaataagaccaaatgaccaatgtccaattaacataaacatgtatatttccacccgtggcaaaatatcagcaaaacggtggaaaatatgccaaattcgATTTACTGTCTGATACGGAAACATACAAATCCACACATAAATCTTAGGCATCGGCGATTTTGCCGATAGCTGAGGAAAGCATCAGCCAAAGGGGttcaaaatatgcaaaatttgtGTCATTTGGCCAGTTATCGACCAATGTCATGTGGCAACCCTGACCGAGGGCGAATTCATTGAAATTAGAGGCGCTATTTCACTATAATATGTACCAGCGTAGCCTATCAAGTTCCAGTGTGTACCTCAGGCTCTTGAGTCAGTCGTGCGGAAAGAAGGATACGAGATTTGCAGTTGCAGGGGCATATGATTTATGACGAACGTATTCACGCACAGAAAAATATGTCCATTGTCTcgtttatagtttcttttccaacgaaaacgtgccgtttcaaaaaaaaaagaaaaaaaagggtaccCCTCTTATAAGTTCGGTACATCAGTGCAGCAGGGCCCCTTTTGGTCGGGGCACCTGGGTTTGTcccgtccgagcccataggcgtTACGCCGCTGCGATACACACAGATCATCCATATTACCCTATTTGCTAAAATGTCATTCAATTTTAGTCTTATATCAGCTACAGCTGCATCCATATGTCACGTCCTGGCCTGAAAAGCTATTTAACAGACTGAAATTATTGGAGGGCATCACCTTGCATGCACCAAACTGGCCCTACCCACGTACGCTCACACATGCACACCCACCCATACCATGCTTGGAACCGGTATGTGCGACGTGTGTACATCCttgccatccccccccccccccccttttcattGCAACCAACCTCACACGAAAATTGTTATGAGCACAAATGCAGACGTAATTATAGAACTAAGTTATTGTCCATCTGCCTCAGAATGAACCCGTACTTGAAAATTTTTCTGGAATAGGaatcccagcccccccccacctacccccACATCCCTGGCCCGATCTGGGAGACGGCCTCAACGACCCAGTGCCACCGGCCTTCCTCTTTAAAATCCTGGCCCTATACACACATCCAGAACAGTGCAAAGTAATCGGTGCACCTTACTCCTCGCTCAGTGAAACTTAATTACGTAATAgtacacctccccccccccccccagaaaggATAGAAGTTCCAATCTTTAACAAAGGATattgcaataaaatatgaaCACATTAGGGTTGTAAAGGATGAAGACGTGATACAGCGGAGTGTCCGCGGACGTTCCCGAAACATGTAGTACTTTGAGATATTTCTCCCTGTGCTTTTTTTACTCGTTTATTCTAGGGTGTTGTTATGGATATACACAATTCCcaattcatttttgttttcgttttacGTATGCTGCCCTCAGTTAATAAAAGGAGCTCTGTCAGCAACCAGAGCCATATTCACAGAGACTCTGTACTGTCAGCAACAATAGGTGAGATCATCAATGGGATTCTTGCTAACCACAGTACACTGTACAGTGTGACAACGGCCTGAGTTATTCCTGTTTTCACTGTTGAAATCATAAAACTAGAGAGGTTCTGAGACCGTCTGGGAACTTTGTTTCACAGAGTTACTGTTTGAATCATAGAAAATGACACGTAGGTTAAAGAGAACAAATAATTTTCCTAAGTATAACAAGTTAGAATTTGCCCAGCGAGTATAGGGCTACTggcttaggctaggcctagcgtTAGGCATGAGTCCCTACAAAGTAACATAAACCCTAAATCCTAAATGAATGCATTAAGCACCATTACGACGGTCTAATGtgggtactaatttagaatccgtaccattcctaaccctattccctacttcctaaccctaattcctaaccctattccctacttcctaacccagCTTCCTAACCCTAtcccctacttcctaaccctaattcctagcccctagtaagctttcccattcatatggtacagattctaaagttaggccctaATGTGAACTTAGTAATCATGACAACATACATTTGCCAAAATTGTATTTAGCCCAATTTCAAAAATCACATAAATGCAATTTTACATTTAGGCTAGGAGGCCAACCCaaatgaaatacaaaaaaattattttagttttacTACCAGAATAGAGGTTCTTGTTCAAAACATTACTCAAATGCATGCATGAAAAGATGGCTTGACACTTCTGTTTCATACCTGAACATAATGCCTATGCTgggatacatatatattttaggcAATGCCTAGCAccttaatgtaaaaaaaattgcagacCAGCATTTCAGGTTGTTCACAAATAACTTTCCATAGAACTAGTAGTAGAAGAACAGTTGTTTGAAGAACACCGTAATCAAGTACCCTTGAGTCCCTGGCTTTTGAATCCATGACTGTTATGACAGTATTCTATTTTCGAGGAAAAATTTTAACAACATGGTTTTTCAATATTACATTTGTCTGATAAATTTGCCTTTGAACAAGAACAGTGACTCTGTTAAGTGTTAGAAAGCAACCACCCTGTTGGAGTGTAGCATAAGGTATTGTAATTAACACTGAAAATATTTAGTAGCAAACACGAATGTCATTTGTGGTGTGAATACATACCAATATATGTAACCATAGTGACTTTGAAATTGACATTTGGCAACATATGATCAAGAATTAACAGAGAAATAATAGCTTGTTTTGGCTTTTTTGGCTTTAATTAGTACCGTACCTATTACCTAAATTACTAGAAAGAAAGCTTTTGGTACAAAACCTATTGTGCACTTTTGAATACTGTACATAGGTGTTGTAACAATTTCAGTAAGTACTTTGCTATAATTGTATGATCTACCAAATAAAACATTCTTCTCAGaaactttaaattttgcaaacaaaCAACTAATTTCTAAAATTTCTATGTAAATGTCAAAATTGTCTATAAGATGTCACATATTTAAGCTTCACTCTTCTATTTTCTACATGATACCATAGTTTGTCCATATTGCTCTATATCTTGATTTCAATGTACGTAGTTCGTTGAGGAAGAATATAAGggaataacataaaaatagaGTTAAATTTGGTAACTGATGACTCATGGTACTGACAGGATTGTGTTTATTGCTCTGATCCTCATATTTAAGGCGGAAATCAAAGGGAATTGGCCCGGCAAAAGAACCAGAAGAAACTAGAGAAGCAGAAATCATCCAGTAAGGACAAGGGCGAAAACAGGGGAAAGAAACTGGATGACAGGAGACACAGGTACTAAACCATCTCCCTCTCCTTACAAGTTTGCCTGGCCTGTTATTGGCTTCCAAACATATCCAAATTTGGGGTTTCTAATTCACACAAAGTGACTATATTTATTCAAAGCAAATCTTGTAATTTCACCACTGAATATCAATAATTCAGTGCAAATGCAGCTGATATTGTTAAGAACGAGTCTTTTGAAGATGATTTGATTGGCTGAAGACTGCCTAAAATATGATTGTGAACCATTCTGGCATCTAGGATGGCTGTGTGCTTTCATTTCTTCAAAGTCATTGTTTCTGGATCAGGTAAAGGGGAAAATAAATTCCTTTTGAAAGCCAAACTGTAAGAGGGGGCAGGGATGGTGATTAAATTATTTAGAAGTTCTAAGAGTTGACAGATCTGAGAAGCAACTTTTGTTTTTAGCCAAAGCTTTCAGTAATTAATGTTTAAAGGTGAGAGAATGTTTagacatgtacatgtatgtcatTTGACTTAACCTACCTGTTGGCTTTTCCTTCTCATATTCTAGAGACGCTGAAGTAATGAGACTCAAACAACAAAAGGCCAACGAAAAGAAGAATGAACCATCAGCCGGGGCCAGCAAGTAAAGATTGTTTGGTCCTGGGgcttgtattttttatttgagaAAGATCGTAAACTTAATATTTCCTGTCCTCCCAAAAGTGCCTGGCTCATAACTTTCATGGCAGCTTCCAAAAGTGAAACATGTAGCTGTCAGTGCATATAGGTACTCGAGGGGCCCTACTGCGGTTTGCGGCTTACTTACAAAAGAATCTTCCATACATTTTGAAGTGGGCCTCGGCTGGTGATCTACAActgtgaatatatttattttgtgatttttgcgTTCTCCGGGCATCGCCTCCTACCAGGGTTGAAGAATTGGTCCGCCTGGAGTTTGGGAGTCTGGATGGAGGGGATAAAACAAAACTACTGTTAGAAACCTGGCTTTATATCATCTCAATTTTGAAGTAGCTCTCTATTGCTTGCCTGCATCTATCTGGGGTTCCAAATAATGCTATCTGAGCTGGGTGAAAATGACCAGTACCACTGGCAGTGGATTACTGGCACACAGACTCAGCAGAAAGGTGAAATACTGTAACAATGGCTGGGTTGTGAGCTTCCTTTCCTTCTCTCAGTCTCACTTTAAATTTACTTTCTGTAGTTGACATTATGTTACTGATTCAGTCAGGCAGGCGTCATGTTACATGCCAAGAAGTCAATAGTGCATGTGGGGAAGCCAAAAAGCTATTCTTATTGTACTCTACCCACAAATACAAGTTTCAgcatatttcatgttttacaaTTTGATGAACACAGCAAGCATGCAGCCTCTTTATCTCAAGCTCTAGATTGGGACAGCTACGGTACAACATTTTTTAACGTCATTATGTGTTTACCAGACATGGGATAGTTCAGGTTAATATTATATACCTTGCTGGGAATCATGGCATATTTGATAATGAGTTGAAGAATTACACATAAACCATTTTCCAGTACCATCATTCAAGTTTAATATCTAGTAAGTTGAGTTGGTTTGATACAAGTTTatatatcttgttttgtttgttaaatgtttgtttacattgtagAGATGTTTACAAAGATGTCTGGAATTTCTGAGTGATTattctgtttcatttttactCAGGAAGTCAGGGTGAACTCATGAATTGTGTATTTAATTAGCATATTGTCTGGCTAAATGGTACATTGAATCAATGGTCAcaggtgtacagtatatatacagtatattaatgGAAATGCAGAAATCACAATACTGCAACAATGACACTGAACTGGATGGAAAagattaaaatttgaaaaaataaataattataaaggtACATGACTTATAGACTGGGGGaaaaaaaccacaaaatatGCCAAAGCTGGAATATGAATTCCGTTATAAAAATGACCAAATCGATATCTAGCTCGACAGTCTAAGTTATCATTTATTTGGCACTCAATGGATGGTAACTAATCAAGCAATCATTACCAAATATCATTTTTGCCAGATTTTGGTCAAGTGGCATAGATGAAACGAGGAAAAATTTCTTAATGTAAATATCACTTTCCTGTCCATCTTTATTAAGGACTGCATAATACAGAGCGGTAAAGTTTTTCATGATTGTTTTACACTTTTCTTCGATTATGAAATGATTTTAAAGGACGTATATCCCTGATCCACCATTTGCTGCACCAATGCAGGGAGGACTACAGTTGTAAGGTTACTCAGAAAGTGTGAAAAGAACAGTTTTACctgtaaaatgtatttttgtgtAAGTAAAGTTGGTACATGTTGTTAAGCTCATTATTTGGATTCTGCCACAGTAGTACAGGGGAAAAATAGATGATTCATAAATCATACTTAATATTTGTcttgttcttgtttttattaTCGACTAGAAGGCACAAATAATGACTCAATTATTGCAATGAGAAACATTGCAGTCTGTTTGGTGACCAATCATTTACTGTTGAATGAGGATTGTTAAGCCAAAGAACTAACGATTTATTTAGAAGATCTATTGTAAGCACATGATTACAGAAAACTTTGTTGAAAGAAGATAAGTGTTGTTGAAATGCATCTTGGGATAAAATTATGTTCTTTGGACTACCTAACCCTAGATGGTATTCTGAGGTTGTATGATGACAACACAACAGGTGAGATAAATGATTATTCCTAGAACATTTGTGTACTGTTTGAGAAATTACTGTAAATATAAATCATATGAAATGTACTCTAATATGTCAAATGTATCTGAAGGCATATCAAAGcagttttgattccttgccagaggcaaaaggaatctatgcgatggtgcaggcatgtgtgtgtgatgccttggCTATTAAACATAACTCGTAAACTATGGTgggtgaacttcatatttggtatgtggatgcACTTTATAAGAGTTAACTCTTAAGAGTTAACTTAAGTCAACTCTTATTGATCCTTCCGAGTTcatatgtcatttgaggtcaaagtctgaaaccttttaaaggcattgaagactcgccccaaaccgcgtgctgccctgtgaaaaaagttaactttccgttgcttgcaagtgaagttttcttcttgtcgctacaaatgcagacaataatgaaacgtgataccttgttatcctgggtattgaccatacactagtgtctaattacagacggtagcaagctgtgtgtgtatttcctgggatcgatggtggtgtctaacacttctgttacacctcattcgaaactaggtcagattagcagcattagacgtttctttgtgctcCAGTCTTTACTTGCTTTAAATGCGATAACTTAAAAACTGTATagtggatgaacttcatattcAATATGTGGATGCACATTTGAGTAGAAGAAACTTGATGTTTTCTGTGGTCAACAGAGGTCAGTCTTAAACCTTGTAAGGTCTCAAACTCAAACAATTTCATTTGATGAATGGCTTTTCTGTGTCTGTCACAGGATTTGACCTTTGCTCTTTTAAGTGGCTGAGATTGTTTTCCACATTTCCACTAATGACTGTTATCTGTCATCAATGTTCAGAAGGGTAGTACCTTTGCAGTGGTCAAGTTATATGTAACTTTTCTGATGTTTTGGTACTTGACATTAGGACACATTTTCATCCTATCAATAAGGTGATTCTctaaggcaaggaatcactaagtctgCTGGCTTGCTAGTTATTTATTCCATCTGTACCATCACAAGTTTGctagaaaaacaaaagtaaaaaaagaaagcCACATAGACCTCAGGAAATTGTTGCAGATACTTATTCAAGTGCAAACTTGTTAATATTTAAACAGACGGACACTTGCAGCTTGGTCCAAGGTGagtgattttatttatttctccaACTACATAAACCCATTCACATACAG
Proteins encoded:
- the LOC139978469 gene encoding small EDRK-rich factor 2-like, translating into MTRGNQRELARQKNQKKLEKQKSSSKDKGENRGKKLDDRRHRDAEVMRLKQQKANEKKNEPSAGASK